One Mycobacteriales bacterium genomic window, CCGCGCGCACGATCCGCACCAACGCCGCCCGGCTCGATGCGACGGGTGCGCGGGTGCTGGCCGACCGGGTCGAGCGGGTGCTCGCCGCGCCCCCGGCGCCCGGGGCGGTCTACGACCTCGTGTTCGCCGACCCGCCGTACGCCACGGCCGACGACGAGGTCGACCGGATGCTCGCCGACCTCGTGGACCGGGGCTGGCTCGCCGGCGGGGCGGTCCTCGTCGTCGAGCGCGGCCGGCGCAGCCCCGCACCGAACTGGCCGACCGGCGTCGCGCCGCTCAAGTCGCGCCGTTACGGCGAAGCGGTGCTTTGGTACGGTCGCCGACCGTGAGACGCGCAGTGTGTCCCGGGTCCTTCGATCCGGTGACCAACGGTCACCTGGACATCATCAACCGGGCCAGCCGGCTCTACGACGAGGTGGTCGTGGTCGTCGGCGTCAACCAGAACAAGTCGCGGCTGTTCACCGTCGACGAGCGCATCGACATGCTCGCCCGGGTCACCGACGGGCTGCCCAACGTCACGATCGACTCGTTCCAGGGCCTCCTCTCCGAATACTGCCGCACCCACCAGATTCCGGTCATCGTCAAGGGCCTACGAGCGGTGAGCGACTTCGACTACGAACTGCAGATGGCCCAGATGAACAACGGCCTGGCCGAGGTCGAGACGATGTTCATGGCCACCAACAACCTCTACAGCTTCCTGTCGTCCAGCCTGGTCAAGGAGGTCGCCACGTACGGCGGCGACGTGTCCGGGCTGGTCCCGCCCTATGTGCTCGAGCGGCTCCTGGCCCGCCTGGCCGAAGAGGGCTGAACGCGACCGAATCGACGGATTCCTGCCCGCTCCGCTAATCTGGGATCTCCAGCTTCCTCACCCATCGGTTCGTCATGCCCGAGAACAGGACCCCGAAGACCCGGCTCGACCCTCGACGCCCACTCGTGCTCGATCTCCGCGAGCTCGGTAGACGCCCTGGGTCGATGCGGGTGGTGCAGGGTCAGGTCCCGGCGCCTGCGGATCTGCGGGTCGGGTCGATCGCGGTGCCGGAAGGCTCCGGGCTCGACCTCGATCTGCGGCTCGAGTCGGTGGTGGAGGGGGTCTTCGTCTCCGGCACCGTCACGGCGTCGGGGGTGGGGGAGTGTGTGCGTTGCCTCACACCCGTCACCGACGTGGTGGAGGCACCGGTGCAGGAGCTGTTCGCCTACCCGGAGAGCACGACCGAGGAGACGACGGAGGAGGACGAGGTACGCCGGCTCGAGGGTGACGCCCTCGATCTGGAGCCGACCGTCCGGGACGCGGTGGTGCTCGCACTGCCGCTCGCACCACTGTGCCGGGACGACTGCCGCGGCCTGTGCGCGACCTGCGGGGAGCGCTGGGACGAGCTGCCGCCCGACCACACGCACGACACCATCGACCCACGGTGGGCCGCTCTCGCGGAGCGGTTCACCGGCACCGACACGGCCGGCGACCCCGGCCGTCCCGAGAGTCAGGAGAGCTAGCCGTGGCAGTTCCGAAGCGGAGGAAGTCGCGGGCCAACACCCACGCCCGCCGCGCGCAGTGGAAGGCCACCGCGCCGACGTTGGTGACGTGCAGC contains:
- the rsmD gene encoding 16S rRNA (guanine(966)-N(2))-methyltransferase RsmD, translating into MTRIVGGGAGGRRLAVPPGSGTRPTADQAREGLFNTLVGLLDLSGTAVLDLYAGSGAIGLEALSRGADRALFVESDPRAARTIRTNAARLDATGARVLADRVERVLAAPPAPGAVYDLVFADPPYATADDEVDRMLADLVDRGWLAGGAVLVVERGRRSPAPNWPTGVAPLKSRRYGEAVLWYGRRP
- the coaD gene encoding pantetheine-phosphate adenylyltransferase encodes the protein MRRAVCPGSFDPVTNGHLDIINRASRLYDEVVVVVGVNQNKSRLFTVDERIDMLARVTDGLPNVTIDSFQGLLSEYCRTHQIPVIVKGLRAVSDFDYELQMAQMNNGLAEVETMFMATNNLYSFLSSSLVKEVATYGGDVSGLVPPYVLERLLARLAEEG
- a CDS encoding YceD family protein, with amino-acid sequence MPENRTPKTRLDPRRPLVLDLRELGRRPGSMRVVQGQVPAPADLRVGSIAVPEGSGLDLDLRLESVVEGVFVSGTVTASGVGECVRCLTPVTDVVEAPVQELFAYPESTTEETTEEDEVRRLEGDALDLEPTVRDAVVLALPLAPLCRDDCRGLCATCGERWDELPPDHTHDTIDPRWAALAERFTGTDTAGDPGRPESQES
- the rpmF gene encoding 50S ribosomal protein L32, whose translation is MAVPKRRKSRANTHARRAQWKATAPTLVTCSNRACGKPTLPHRACPECGQYAGRVVTG